GGTCCCCATCCCCCGCAAGACGGTTCGGCGGGACAGACTTTGAGCGTGAGTGTTTCGAGGCATGTTGATTTCTCGTAAGAGCTCAGTAATTCCAGACGCATTTGTAGAACGTTACGTTACCGCTATTGTACCTAGCGTGGCCGCCTAATGACGACAGGGATTTGCTGATGCACTGGAAACCGAAAAACTCGATTGCGATTGTGACGGGTGCGAGCAGTGGAATTGGGTCCTCGCTTAGCCAATTGCTGTGCCAGGCTGGTTGTCACGTGGTCGCGGTTGCTCGTCGGGCCGAACGATTAGAAGAGCTTGCGGGTACCGTTCCCAATGGATCGCTGTCCACCGTTGTAGGTGACATCACCCAACCGGAAACGCGATCACGCGTTTTAGACGTGGCGACAACCCAAGGCGACGGCCGACTTGACTTGCTGATCAATAACGCGGGCATCGGAGCGATCGGACCGTTCTCGGACGCTTCCCCGGAACGACTGCGGCAAATCATGGAAGTGAACTTTTTCGCTCCCGTTGAACTGACCCGCATTTGCATCCCAGCTTTGCGACTCGGGCGTTCACCGGTGATCTGCAACATCAGCAGCGTACTAGGTCACCGAGCAGTTCCGAACAAAAGCGAATACTGCGCCAGTAAGTTTGCCATTCACGGGTTCAGCGATTCGCTTCGTGCCGAACTAGCGTGCGACGGAATTCAGGTCACCTTGGTGAGCCCTAGCACGACCCGCAGCGAATTTTTTGACTCGCTCATCGACACCGCTTCCGACAGCTCATCTAAAAGCCTGGGAAGCTGGTCTCCCCAAAAAGTGGCCCGCTCAACGATTGCTGCAATCCGCTGGCGGCGCAGCGAGGTTGTGTTGAGCCTTGGTGGGAAGGCACTTGTCTATGCCGATCGACTTTCGCCACCACTCTTGAATGCGATTCTCGCAAAGTCCAAAGCATAAAGCGGATCGAAACATAAGCGGATCGAACGAAGACAGCGTCACGAACCGATGCTCGAGAGCGCCGCTGTAGACCGCTGCTCTAGACCGCTGCTTCTAGGAAGAAAGCTTCTCAGCCATCGCGTTTTCGATTGCTTCGACCGGGATCGGGATCCCCTTCAAAGTTCCCTCAACGACAATCAAATCACCCACGACTCCTTGGAAGGAAGCGACGATCATTCGATTTCGGCGAGCCTTAACCAGCTTGACCATCAGGATCAATTTATCGCCAGGCATTACGACGCCGCGAAACCGCACATCGTCGACTCCGCCAAAACCGACAATCTCGGCGCCAAGCAGATCGTTCTTTTGGGTGAAGTAGCTCGAAAGCTGAGCCACACATTCCAACATGACCACGCCGGGCATCAACGGCATTCCGGGCATGTGGCCACGGACCCAAAACTCTTGGTCCGTAATTTCTTTAAGGGCGGCGCAGCAGTTCGTCTCGAGATCCTCGTAAAGGATCGCGGTGAGCTGTTCCATTTCAAATCGCTGCGGATTCAATTTGCGAATCGCCTCGATGTCCGCAATGGGATTATCGAGGTCAAGCAGCGAGGGGTCGATGATGAATTTACTCTTCACGGCCGTCTTCAAAAGTCATTTGTGCGAGACTGTGGAAAGAGGATGACTGCGGCAAGCTGGAAAACCAACTTGTTTAGGTCTTCACCTTTCGACGCTTGGCCTTACGCGCCTTGGCGCTTGCCGGACGTCGGCCGTGGTTGGCTTTTTTAAGTTTATGGTGTGGCTTCGCCATGATCTCAAACTGGATAGAGGAAACGTTGGAAACGGGTTGGGCCGAATGATGTCGACGGTACCCGAATCGAGAAAGATAGCATGAAATGCCCGCGACGTGTACCCACGGACGCGTGGGCCAAAGTCAGGAATTTTCGCGAAACATACGTGATTCGGTGAGGCGACACTAGCGGTATCGAGCGGTACCATCAGCCCAATTTGCCGCCGAATTTAGATCTGAACCACCCCGGGACATCCCCATTTCAGGTTGAGGCTGGGCCGAACTGTATCGTCCGCTATTGCGAACCGAGGGTGGCATCATGGGTGCGATCGGTTGCTGGTTTCGTTGACGAACGATCGCTTGGCTTTGCCAATCGTCTTGGTTTCCCGAGGTGGCAACCCGGGATTGTTGTCCGTTGGCACGTGGATCATTGACCCCTTGGCGGTTGTCAGGTCCTTGGCGGTTTTCTGGCGGTCTCGAAATCGCATTGCTGGCGAGCCCCGCTCCGGCGTTCGGCTGATTCGCCGCCACAGGAACAGCAGCACCAGTTTGATGAATTTGTTGTTGGCGTTTGTACCAACCTCCGTCAGAAAGGCTTGCCAGAGCGGTCGCTTGGGAATCTTGAGATGCGATATCGCGAGGCACCGTAGGAGCATTGAGGCGATCGGGCTGCTGCTGGAATGGTGGCGATTGACCACTTGCCAGTGCGATCGCAGATTGCGGCGAGGATGGCGCTAAGTTGGGATTGGATGAACGGGATCCGGGGTTGGAAGTCCGAGGTTGCAGTTTGGCAAATTTTGCGACCGGGCCACTGCCTTCGGCCACCCAAGCCAACCAGTACTCCTGCAACTGAGCGAGCGAGTCGTATCCGTAATGCTTCTTAATATTCGCCGTCCAGGATGGGTTCTGCATGTAGTCTTGCAGGAACGTGATGAACGTCTGCGCGTCTTGCTGTTCGATCAAAAATCGGCACACCGAGTATCCCTGGGCGTACATCGGCAGCACATCGCTAGGGTATTCCGTTAACAGAAACAAACGGTTCATTGCGATGCCTCGGCGTGAACCTAAAAACTCCCGCAACTTCGCTTCGTGCTTACTTCGTTCGGATTCGTGCTCAACCGTTGTGCAGATTCCTTCGTCAGCCCAGCGGGGCAATGGACGACCAAAATGAGTTGCGAGCACAGTGTGCGTTACTTCATGCGGCAACACGCTGTCGAGAATCCGCTCAGGCGTGCCAACGACCTCCATTTGGAAATCTCGCACCGGCGATCGGTTGTACGTCGTGACCCCTTGCGCAGCCAAGTTTGGTCCCGATACCACTCGAACAGGACAGGGCGTAGGCCATGGCGGCAATCGTTGGCCGAGCCAGTATTCGGCGAGTTGATCGCGGTAGTTTTCGGCCGCTTCGCCCACCGATCGAGCCAAGGCAGGCGTTGGAGCTTGAATGATGAAGTTCTGAGTGCGAAACCCAGCGGCTTCTGCGGTGGTGCCAACCAGGGCAAGTAGAAAAAGCAAGCCGGCTGCGGGTATGCCACGAAGGCACACAGAGGTTCGGGCATCCATGCCGCGGAGACTCCATCAGTGGGTAGTGCCTGACAGAAGGAGCATTCGTGCATCCCGCTCGAAATCAGACCTGCGGGAGTGTAGGGCAATTCAGCAAACTAGGGAAAGGCTAAAAACGTGAGTCAAAACCCACGAATTTTGCCAAAAAGCACGATCGGGTCTGTGGGCGACGCGTGGGTGACGGACGCCTACGTTGGACTGGATTTCTCTTTAAGCTGCGTCGACGGGCAAATCCGGCAATTCGATATCGCCGGCCATTTGACGCAGCTTTTCCATCGCCCGGCGCTCCAATTGACGAACTCGTTCTTTCGAAATTCCTAGTCGATCAGCCAGCGATTGAAGCGTGTGGACTTTTCGATGCGATCCCAGGGAAAATCGAGCACGGATGATTAGCTTTTCTCTTCGATCCAAGTCGTTAAGCATCACAGCCATGCGTGCCCTTAGCTCATGCCAGCGTTTTTCGCTGATCGCGCTGGAACGCTTCTCGTCGCTGATCTCGATCTCCATATCCTGCAGACCACCAAGCACCTTTTGTCGGTCTTCTTGATTTTCCACAACAGTGCGATACGAATTTCGGCGAACGACCTGGGTTGCGTAAGTGCTGAAACGGAAACCTCGCCCGAAGTCGAACTTTTCGACTGCTCGCATCAATCCGATGATGCCATCGCTAAGAAGATCGTCGAAGGTATTGTTGGGGTTCACAAACTTCTTGACGATCGAGAACACTAACCGCAAATTCGCTTCGACAATGCGATCACGGTGCCATTCCGCCAGTGCCACCAGACGTTCGATCAGTTCCAAGCGAACTCGCGAAGGACGTTCAGGGTTGAGCAAACTGCGGTGCACGGACGCTTGGTGCATCAGAAAGTTCATTCGCTGGAACAACATCACTTCTTGCTCAGGCTTCAGCAACGGAGCCTCGCAGAGACGACTGAGGTGAATGGGTAGATCAATCCCGCTTTTACGCAACGTCGCCATGCCCAATTCGGTCTTTCGCGGCGATAGACCAAGCGTTCCAGCAAACACCTCGGCTCCCATCCCAGGATCCGAGAACCGCGTATTGGTAATGAATGCCAATTCTCGTTTGAGCCAAAGTTTGGTGGCAGCCCGCAGGGTTTCGTTATCGGCATCCCGGTAGTCTCGACACTGCTGATCAACGTCGTGGTTAGCGACTTCTAACTCGGAGCAGCGAACCCAGGCCGGGATCCGAGCGGGCGTCTTCGAAGGCGTGGTTTGAGCACTGGCACGCGACTTTTTCGCAGGCACTCGCTTGAGTGAGGTGGCGGCTGGCATTTGAGGAGCTCCGAGGCTTGTCTGGTGAGCGAGACTTTCAACAACTTCAATGAACGTTCACCTGAGCAACAACAAACAACATGCCAAGATGGACGGTGTGAACGTTTTTTTCATCCAAAACGTCCACTAGGTATATCGGTGATTCGCAACCTCGGCAAGCGAATTATCCAACAAAGTCTTTATTTTTTCGCCGATATCCCTCTAAATTGATTCGCAGTGCGGCTTTTCGACAAAACTGATTAGGTCGCGATTTGTCCCTCGCTGCCCATCATTGACTGGTCGCCTACAATCCAACGCAATCTGAAATCGTCCATGCAATCGTCCAAAACGTCCGTCCGATCGACCCCGAAGGTCATTCCGCCATGGCAGCCCGCCAACCCCAGTATTCACCCAAGCAAGTCGCTGAAGCCTTAGGCGCCAGCGAATCGTCGCTGAAACGTTGGTGTGATCGGGGCGCCATCGCCACCATCCGCACGGTGGGCGGACACCGGCGAATCACGTTGGACGGGCTAAGAGATTTTTTGGAAACGTCAGGTCGTGAATTGTTAGCCCCTCAAGTTCTAGGACTCCCCAAGCTGGGAGTCGGACGGTCGAGTGAAATTTCCGGCAGCGACGACCCGGACCAGCGGGCATTCCGCAAGGCCATCGTTAACGGCGACGAGGAGGCTTGCCGGAAGGTCCTGCAGCATCGTTTGGATCAGGGGATGCTAAGGAGCGAAGCGGCAGAGTTCTTTATCGCCGACGCGATGCATGAAGTGGGGGCCGCGTGGCAATGCAATTCGGTAGACGTCTATCAAGAGAGACGAGGCTGCGAAATCTGCATTCGGTTGATTAGTGAATTGCGTGCCGGTTTGCCTCCCCTTCGCGACGATGCACCGATCGCGATTGGCGGTACACCCACTGGTGATATCTACCAGCTACCGACGGCGCTAGTGGAGTTGGCACTTCGAGAAGTGGGCTGGAATGCCGTCAATCTCGGCTGCAATTTGCCTTGGGATAGCTTTGTCCAAGCCTCCCATGACTATCAACCTGAAATGATGTGGTTGAGCGTGTCGCATATTGACGACGCACCATCATTTGTAATCGAGCAGAATCGGCTGGCTGATTCCTTGGGGGAAAACGTAACGATGTTGATTGGCGGCCAAGCTCTTACCGACCAAATTCGACCTCGTTTACGCTACACCGCGTTTTGCGACAGCATTGGTCATCTCACCGAACTTGCCGCCATGATGAGGCTAAAATAGACGAGGCTAAAATAGATGAGGCTGAAATGGATAAGGCTGAAATGGATAAGGCTCAATGAGCCGTCCACTAGCACTGCATTCCGCTGACGCGCGCGTGCAAAACACCGGTGGATCTTGCTTGTAAACTGAAAAACCGCATTGGCAGCTTATCGATGGTGGAATGCCCCCAAACCACCGACGAAAAGATGCTACCAATGCGGTTTTCGCTATTTCAAACCGGCCGGAAATTTACCGTTGGACTTAGACAAATTCTCGAAGAGATTTCTTGGCGGCAGGCAACTTCATCAGAGGTGCGAAGTCAGCATTGGATTCGTCGACTTCATCGAACAGCTCGGCCAACGTTTCACTGGACTTGCCGCTGAGTCGTTCGTAGCCAGATTGAAACTCGGCTTGTTCGTCCCATTCAAGATCGTTGCACGACGGTAGCAGCGAAGCGAGCGCAACACAGGCAGCTCCGATTTGCTTTTCGTTAAGTGACTTGCAGTCCGCTTCGAGCAAGTCGTCCAAGTGCGTGTGCATCTTGATCAACGCGACAAAGTCCTCGGGAAGGTTCCATCGCTCGGCCAACATCGCGGCTGCTTCCGCGTGATCCCAACCGAACATCTCTTTTTCAAGTCCGCTCAAGCGACGACCTTCGCTGGCACGACGTTGAACCAACCCTTCGTATTCGGCAGGCAGTTCCTTAAGCAACAAGGGAATCGCCATGTCCTGCAACAATGCTCCGGCGAACAAATCTTCTGAGTTAGAAACCGAAAGCGCTCGGCCTAATTTTCGAGCGAAGATGGCGCGGCGAAGTGAGTCTTGCCACAGAGCCTTCAAATCGAAGGGACCGAACTTTGGATTCGGGATAACGCTGAAGACGGCGTTCCAAAGTGCAAAGTTGGTAACCGCTCGCGTTCCCACCAAGGTCAACGCTTGGTTCACGCTGACGATTTCACGGCTGAACCCGAAGTAAGACGAATTGACGAACTTCAACACTTGCCCCATCAAGCCGGGGTCCGCCTCGATCGGCTTAGCAAAATCGTTGGGACCGCACTGTGAATTCTGAGACATCTGCAAGAGGCTGATGGCACTGCTGGGCAATGCCGGCAGGACTTCACTGCGAAAGACGTCTTCAAGTTGGATTTTTGTAATGGTCGTCATCGCAAGACTTATTCGTTGTTAGATAGTGAGGGGTAGCCAGGAAGGATTGCTGCAAAAGAAACCTAGCTTGATCCCGGCTCTGAAGCGGAATGGACGCCAAAGAGAAATCATTCTGTTCATCAAATCGATCTGGTGGTTTGCCGGTCGTACCGGTGGTAACGACGGAGCAGCCTTGGCCGTTTCTTCAA
This region of Rubripirellula amarantea genomic DNA includes:
- a CDS encoding SDR family NAD(P)-dependent oxidoreductase encodes the protein MHWKPKNSIAIVTGASSGIGSSLSQLLCQAGCHVVAVARRAERLEELAGTVPNGSLSTVVGDITQPETRSRVLDVATTQGDGRLDLLINNAGIGAIGPFSDASPERLRQIMEVNFFAPVELTRICIPALRLGRSPVICNISSVLGHRAVPNKSEYCASKFAIHGFSDSLRAELACDGIQVTLVSPSTTRSEFFDSLIDTASDSSSKSLGSWSPQKVARSTIAAIRWRRSEVVLSLGGKALVYADRLSPPLLNAILAKSKA
- a CDS encoding 3-hydroxyacyl-ACP dehydratase FabZ family protein is translated as MKSKFIIDPSLLDLDNPIADIEAIRKLNPQRFEMEQLTAILYEDLETNCCAALKEITDQEFWVRGHMPGMPLMPGVVMLECVAQLSSYFTQKNDLLGAEIVGFGGVDDVRFRGVVMPGDKLILMVKLVKARRNRMIVASFQGVVGDLIVVEGTLKGIPIPVEAIENAMAEKLSS
- a CDS encoding 50S ribosomal protein bL37 codes for the protein MAKPHHKLKKANHGRRPASAKARKAKRRKVKT
- a CDS encoding sigma-70 family RNA polymerase sigma factor — protein: MPAATSLKRVPAKKSRASAQTTPSKTPARIPAWVRCSELEVANHDVDQQCRDYRDADNETLRAATKLWLKRELAFITNTRFSDPGMGAEVFAGTLGLSPRKTELGMATLRKSGIDLPIHLSRLCEAPLLKPEQEVMLFQRMNFLMHQASVHRSLLNPERPSRVRLELIERLVALAEWHRDRIVEANLRLVFSIVKKFVNPNNTFDDLLSDGIIGLMRAVEKFDFGRGFRFSTYATQVVRRNSYRTVVENQEDRQKVLGGLQDMEIEISDEKRSSAISEKRWHELRARMAVMLNDLDRREKLIIRARFSLGSHRKVHTLQSLADRLGISKERVRQLERRAMEKLRQMAGDIELPDLPVDAA
- a CDS encoding helix-turn-helix domain-containing protein; its protein translation is MAARQPQYSPKQVAEALGASESSLKRWCDRGAIATIRTVGGHRRITLDGLRDFLETSGRELLAPQVLGLPKLGVGRSSEISGSDDPDQRAFRKAIVNGDEEACRKVLQHRLDQGMLRSEAAEFFIADAMHEVGAAWQCNSVDVYQERRGCEICIRLISELRAGLPPLRDDAPIAIGGTPTGDIYQLPTALVELALREVGWNAVNLGCNLPWDSFVQASHDYQPEMMWLSVSHIDDAPSFVIEQNRLADSLGENVTMLIGGQALTDQIRPRLRYTAFCDSIGHLTELAAMMRLK
- a CDS encoding HDOD domain-containing protein; translation: MTTITKIQLEDVFRSEVLPALPSSAISLLQMSQNSQCGPNDFAKPIEADPGLMGQVLKFVNSSYFGFSREIVSVNQALTLVGTRAVTNFALWNAVFSVIPNPKFGPFDLKALWQDSLRRAIFARKLGRALSVSNSEDLFAGALLQDMAIPLLLKELPAEYEGLVQRRASEGRRLSGLEKEMFGWDHAEAAAMLAERWNLPEDFVALIKMHTHLDDLLEADCKSLNEKQIGAACVALASLLPSCNDLEWDEQAEFQSGYERLSGKSSETLAELFDEVDESNADFAPLMKLPAAKKSLREFV